From Octadecabacter arcticus 238, a single genomic window includes:
- a CDS encoding carbohydrate ABC transporter permease, translated as MASASERRSISLIIFSTGFVVLWLIIAGGPFLWTVWGSFKVDGDFFSKADWRNALTGVRTIEETGAAFTGGGYYGAWIVNDFSRNFMNTAVVVFFTVIISLTIGTLGGYALARSGRKYAFWLLMAALVFRAMPHITLVSGYMLPFFEWNLWGRHATTIVVLTAINQPFTLWMLHSFFLNIPKDLDESAMVDGCTRFQAFRHVIIPVMWPGVITTGLFSFLLAYNDFAVTSMLLSQENQTMVPRIASFLGSVREQGNMMYAVAAVVSAMVPLFFLVMFFQRQIVSGLTSGAVKG; from the coding sequence ATGGCATCTGCATCAGAACGACGCTCGATAAGTTTGATCATTTTCTCCACTGGATTTGTTGTTCTCTGGCTTATCATTGCGGGAGGGCCGTTCCTTTGGACGGTCTGGGGATCATTTAAGGTTGACGGAGACTTTTTCTCGAAAGCTGACTGGCGCAACGCACTAACCGGTGTGCGCACGATCGAGGAAACCGGTGCCGCCTTCACAGGGGGAGGCTATTACGGAGCCTGGATTGTGAACGACTTCTCACGCAATTTTATGAACACGGCGGTTGTGGTCTTCTTCACGGTCATAATCTCGCTGACCATTGGGACGTTGGGTGGATATGCGTTGGCCCGGTCTGGTCGCAAATATGCCTTCTGGCTGCTGATGGCGGCGCTGGTGTTTCGTGCAATGCCCCATATCACGTTGGTTTCGGGGTATATGCTGCCGTTTTTTGAGTGGAACCTTTGGGGGCGACACGCGACGACAATTGTAGTTTTGACAGCGATTAATCAGCCCTTCACGCTGTGGATGCTGCATTCGTTCTTCCTGAACATCCCGAAGGATCTGGACGAAAGCGCCATGGTCGACGGCTGCACACGCTTTCAAGCGTTTCGCCATGTTATCATTCCTGTCATGTGGCCAGGTGTAATCACGACAGGGTTGTTCAGCTTCTTGCTGGCCTACAACGATTTCGCCGTGACTTCGATGCTGCTGAGCCAAGAAAACCAGACGATGGTGCCGCGTATTGCCAGTTTCCTGGGGTCCGTTCGCGAACAGGGCAACATGATGTACGCAGTCGCTGCGGTTGTTAGCGCTATGGTGCCATTATTTTTCCTTGTGATGTTCTTCCAGCGCCAAATAGTCAGCGGCCTGACTTCTGGTGCTGTCAAAGGGTAA
- a CDS encoding carbohydrate ABC transporter permease codes for MPHRTFIWFILPALVAMILCIALPIVSVAIQSFYIEHDQTLIEVETCSPFKCEITLVVDQESTAELRAMNPLGRFNGLGTYTNRSHLALDELKAAWAESDNFGSFWVKLMNLPFYKALLFTLTYTFVVTPFVLGLGLAVALGVNTLPTFLKGPTIFVSLLPMIVTPLIGSLILFWMIDANGIIGKTLQNLFDDPNLSLKASKSLTWITLFVYGIWHNTPFSFIVFYAGLQTIPKDTMEAAQIDGASRWQRIRYVIIPYMMPLIVFITLMQLMDGLRVFEPIVGLSASAKATSLSWIIFNDLNGDAKLFGSAAATSVMTIIGVIILLIPVLIRTWRDFNRKVM; via the coding sequence ATGCCGCACCGCACATTCATATGGTTCATTCTACCCGCGCTTGTCGCGATGATTCTTTGCATTGCTCTGCCTATCGTGTCGGTGGCAATCCAGTCATTTTACATCGAACACGATCAGACTTTGATCGAGGTTGAAACCTGCAGCCCATTCAAATGTGAAATCACTCTGGTCGTTGATCAGGAAAGCACGGCAGAGCTGCGCGCTATGAACCCTCTCGGGCGGTTCAATGGCTTGGGAACCTATACAAACCGTTCACACTTGGCCCTTGATGAACTCAAGGCAGCTTGGGCTGAGTCTGACAACTTTGGTTCATTCTGGGTGAAGTTGATGAACTTGCCCTTTTATAAAGCGCTGCTCTTCACACTGACCTACACTTTCGTCGTCACACCCTTTGTTCTTGGACTTGGTCTTGCTGTCGCACTTGGCGTGAACACACTGCCCACGTTCCTGAAAGGTCCGACGATTTTCGTGTCACTTTTACCGATGATTGTTACGCCACTTATTGGGTCGCTGATCCTGTTCTGGATGATCGACGCTAACGGGATCATCGGCAAGACACTTCAAAATTTGTTCGATGATCCAAACCTGTCACTGAAAGCATCGAAATCACTGACCTGGATCACCTTGTTTGTCTATGGCATCTGGCACAACACACCGTTCAGTTTCATCGTTTTCTACGCCGGCCTTCAGACAATCCCGAAAGATACAATGGAGGCAGCGCAGATCGACGGCGCCTCACGCTGGCAGCGCATTCGCTATGTCATAATCCCTTACATGATGCCGCTGATAGTGTTCATCACGCTGATGCAGCTGATGGACGGGCTGCGGGTATTCGAACCCATCGTCGGTTTGTCGGCTTCGGCCAAGGCCACATCGCTATCGTGGATCATCTTTAATGATCTCAATGGAGACGCCAAACTATTCGGATCTGCCGCCGCGACTTCCGTGATGACGATCATCGGTGTGATCATCCTGTTGATCCCGGTGCTGATCCGCACCTGGCGCGACTTCAACCGTAAAGTAATGTGA
- a CDS encoding ABC transporter substrate-binding protein: protein MNIIKTVIIGATATLLATASYAGCGIEKGSVRILSNDFPALQAVADWAEKCEGDGVEVTRNQTTKHREIAVASLTANPAQYTTVLVANESMVPLINENLIRSLDDLVAKHGQNLNKSQLITIDGKIMAIAFMANAQHLFVRKDLLEKVNLDTPKTYEEVLAAAKAIQEAGLVKYPFAMLTKPDWNLGQEFVNMYLGSGGQFFEPGTAEATVNNEAGIKALNMLNSLMAYSSPDFLTYDTGSVVPMWQAGNLAIAQFWGNSAAQVIDDKGASEEVVSNTVFASAPTVGGGAIPASTLWWDGFTIAKNISDEDAEATFVAMVNGISEGMVKENNEKAVWLSDAYVPNSVAAGVAATIAGGAEPYPMLPYMGLLHQAFDAELPDFLQGNESAEKTLADVESAYTSAAKQQGFLK, encoded by the coding sequence ATGAATATAATCAAGACTGTTATAATTGGTGCCACCGCTACATTATTGGCCACGGCCAGCTATGCTGGCTGCGGCATCGAAAAAGGCTCCGTACGTATCCTGTCCAACGACTTTCCCGCCTTGCAGGCTGTGGCTGACTGGGCAGAAAAGTGCGAAGGTGACGGGGTTGAGGTTACTAGGAACCAAACGACCAAGCACCGTGAGATAGCGGTCGCCTCGCTCACGGCTAACCCAGCGCAATATACCACTGTGCTTGTGGCCAACGAATCAATGGTACCACTTATCAACGAAAATCTGATTCGGTCACTGGACGACCTCGTGGCGAAGCACGGCCAAAACCTGAATAAGAGCCAGCTAATAACCATCGACGGTAAAATTATGGCGATCGCCTTCATGGCCAATGCCCAGCATCTTTTCGTCCGCAAAGATCTGCTTGAAAAAGTTAACCTTGATACCCCAAAAACCTATGAAGAAGTCCTTGCCGCAGCGAAGGCGATCCAAGAGGCAGGCTTGGTGAAGTATCCCTTCGCTATGCTGACAAAGCCAGACTGGAACCTAGGCCAGGAATTTGTGAACATGTATCTTGGCTCGGGCGGTCAGTTCTTCGAGCCGGGAACAGCCGAAGCCACAGTTAACAACGAGGCCGGCATTAAAGCGTTGAACATGCTGAATTCGCTAATGGCCTATTCCAGCCCCGATTTCCTGACCTACGACACAGGTAGCGTAGTGCCAATGTGGCAAGCCGGAAATCTGGCCATTGCTCAATTTTGGGGCAACAGCGCCGCCCAGGTCATCGACGACAAGGGGGCGTCTGAAGAAGTGGTATCAAACACGGTCTTCGCTTCAGCGCCGACCGTTGGCGGCGGCGCCATCCCCGCTTCGACCTTATGGTGGGATGGTTTCACCATTGCTAAGAATATCTCAGATGAAGACGCCGAAGCGACTTTCGTGGCGATGGTTAACGGTATTTCCGAAGGTATGGTTAAGGAAAATAACGAGAAGGCTGTTTGGCTGTCTGATGCCTATGTTCCAAACTCGGTAGCTGCTGGTGTCGCTGCAACCATTGCGGGCGGGGCCGAACCCTATCCGATGCTCCCGTATATGGGCTTACTACATCAGGCTTTCGATGCTGAACTGCCTGACTTTCTGCAGGGCAACGAGTCCGCAGAGAAGACGCTGGCCGACGTCGAATCCGCCTATACTTCCGCAGCCAAGCAGCAGGGTTTCCTGAAGTAA
- a CDS encoding ester cyclase translates to MTKSPLEIVKAMELALQNDDRDLSPYFHEDFLWSANFGCGEKLGLQNFERNWMDPFRAAFGDRDFRTDHFMQDGDWAACFGNCHATHRGELMGIAPTGKRITIPYIDFWRIDDEKIVENRVSVDYASVLKQLGHDVFNGQGWEAYDRGDSVAPSDKERAGL, encoded by the coding sequence ATGACCAAATCCCCTTTAGAAATCGTTAAGGCCATGGAGCTGGCGCTTCAAAATGACGACAGAGACCTGTCCCCATATTTTCATGAGGACTTTCTGTGGTCTGCTAACTTTGGATGTGGAGAAAAACTTGGCTTGCAGAATTTCGAGCGCAACTGGATGGATCCCTTCCGCGCGGCGTTCGGCGATCGTGACTTCCGCACGGATCACTTCATGCAGGACGGGGACTGGGCTGCTTGTTTTGGCAATTGCCATGCCACCCATCGCGGAGAATTAATGGGAATTGCGCCGACAGGTAAGCGTATCACTATTCCCTATATAGATTTTTGGCGGATAGATGATGAGAAAATCGTTGAGAATCGCGTGAGCGTCGACTATGCTAGTGTCCTGAAACAACTGGGGCACGATGTTTTCAACGGCCAAGGCTGGGAAGCATATGACCGCGGTGACAGCGTTGCACCGTCTGATAAGGAAAGAGCGGGGTTATGA